One window from the genome of Pyrus communis chromosome 16, drPyrComm1.1, whole genome shotgun sequence encodes:
- the LOC137721070 gene encoding uncharacterized protein produces the protein MASDRSSGDPIADYGKTQRIVLLLDLNPLLHLQNPAPFLKALLAAVKTILSFPPLSASLFAFRPFFSSLSPLVSSSKLPTSLSLSFHLPGPTFNSLSQTLNSLPAFRRDSASPPRASCFAASLRQLVHDYAWDSVICDPMTGMFSNSDSVAVRSNLVILFSPVCVSANCLTEFLNVGVGVGDESLENVNAFSERFRGFFENVNDAFLSRDIQCSWVDVRYELECGEGKVGNDEDKTRFGFFESGVRSLGWGFCSTGSIILGSALVPFGLIYPEIGISSKFFGCDDSHKKVNAQLSLEILDVSGKLLECKFCDLQLVDLKMLPRNAADDAFFSLEILNSQTKGGKLKELFWGNFGKGVTKFQVKALQKYNEFSNFKGPLSDPLLVCDVSEKPGEDGKESSGNYYADKVLEMLAVDLGENANRKSAPIWQILLSFLYRNVHGALVSLSSDSGVSSTGILKPFTVSSALLFIVDEGFHPQTKVHDIGGAKADQLSPKMKNKICDPNADLDQTGPSNKHSAGKEGRKRNNKRNSPLLQDLTWSAFCKAAFEHSEIGLEEVYFARECYNSKKMRFLKCWMKQIKKSSDCGLIVKKESQIDQLNKKEMDNRLDSLHQESEQPISSSPSIRENSLTVASGIQDEAALEFRSETSEAFFSSLSSKIQQGLEYEAVDLGALAYRLVNSSVYWLNKKQETEALSESQSSLVKSGATDDVVAAEVLKLLLRDPKDITAKQKSSGPSVKASDSESEGLTSGKIVREYELQIFFRMEVLQSEVGASIAESMKQKFVKQICSFLEKIRCHLEGFFGDWSVDDYVEKIIKSRYCKTLEDVVHKIYTKMDLLLFADEEELPNSLLNSEDSNRSCKEKPKRDEVDESCRIWDSLSAEGESLHLLKTDIGRPSAEEIKQEDDHARKLLEAQERRERARRFASSTRGMPDLQRVWAPKQLKPLKPKSNPLRKLFKRKDHRGSCDDRVCETPMTGIKRSCSQCSWDDDEDYREYSRQPCGSVTKALFPDDDQ, from the exons ATGGCATCTGATCGGAGCTCCGGCGACCCAATCGCCGACTACGGCAAAACGCAGCGCATCGTCCTCCTCCTAGACCTCAACCCACTCCTCCACCTCCAAAACCCAGCTCCATTTCTCAAAGCCCTCCTCGCCGCCGTCAAAACCATCCTCTCTTTCCCTCCTCTCTCCGCCTCTCTCTTCGCCTTCAGACCCTtcttctcctccctctctccGCTGGTCTCCTCCTCCAAGCTCCCcacttctctctccctctctttccacCTCCCCGGCCccactttcaattccctctcCCAAACCCTCAATTCCCTCCCCGCATTTCGCCGCGACTCGGCATCGCCGCCCCGGGCTTCGTGCTTCGCCGCCTCCTTGCGCCAGCTCGTGCACGACTACGCCTGGGACTCCGTGATCTGCGATCCAATGACAGGTATGTTCTCGAATAGTGATTCAGTTGCCGTGAGGTCTAATTTGGTAATTCTGTTTTCGCCCGTCTGCGTGTCTGCAAACTGTTTGACGGAATTCCTGAatgtgggtgtgggtgtgggtgaCGAGTCTTTGGAAAATGTGAATGCGTTTTCTGAGAGATTTCGGGGTTTCTTTGAGAATGTGAACGATGCATTTCTGAGTAGAGATATTCAATGTAGCTGGGTTGATGTCAGGTATGAATTAGAATGTGGTGAGGGTAAGGTTGGGAACGATGAGGATAAGACGAGATTTGGGTTTTTCGAGAGTGGGGTTAGGAGTTTGGGATGGGGATTTTGCTCGACTGGTTCGATTATTCTTGGTTCTGCTCTTGTTCCTTTTGGTTTGATTTATCCCGAGATTGGGATTTCATCCAAGTTTTTCGGTTGTGATGATAGTCATAAGAAAGTCAATGCGCAGTTGAGTCTCGAGATCTTAGATGTAAGTGGGAAGCTTTTGGAATGCAAGTTTTGTGATCTTCAATTGGTTGATTTGAAGATGTTGCCTAGAAATGCAGCTGATGATGCTTTCTTTTCCCTAGAAATCCTAAATTCACAAACAAAAGGTGGTAAACTGAAAGAATTGTTCTGGGGGAATTTCGGCAAAGGCGTGACAAAGTTCCAGGTTAAGGCTTTGCAAAAGTACAATGAGTTTTCGAATTTCAAGGGCCCCTTATCTGATCCTCTCCTTGTCTGTGATGTTTCGGAAAAACCTGGTGAAGATGGAAAAGAAAGTTCTGGTAATTATTATGCAGATAAGGTTCTAGAAATGCTAGCAGTGGACTTGGGAGAGAATGCGAACAGAAAATCAGCTCCCATTTGGCAGATTCTCTTGAGTTTCTTATATAGGAATGTTCACGGAGCATTAGTGTCCCTTTCAAGTGACAGTGGTGTATCGTCTACAGGAATTCTCAAACCTTTCACAGTTTCCTCGGCTCTGCTGTTTATTGTGGATGAAGGATTTCACCCTCAGACAAAAGTGCATGATATTGGTGGAGCAAAAGCAGACCAATTAAGTCCAAAGATGAAGAATAAGATTTGCGATCCGAATGCTGATTTGGACCAAACTGGGCCATCTAATAAGCATTCTGCTGGCAAGGAGGGAAGGAAGCGGAACAACAAAAGAAATTCACCTTTGCTACAAGATCTCACATGGAGTGCCTTCTGCAAGGCAGCATTTGAACACTCAGAGATAGGTTTGGAAGAGGTTTACTTTGCCAGGGAATGTTATAACtcaaaaaaaatgagatttCTGAAATGCTGGATGAAACAGATTAAAAAGTCTAGTGATTGTGGCCTAATAGTGAAGAAAGAATCCCAGATAGACCAGCTCAATAAAAAAGAGATGGACAATAGGTTGGATAGCTTACACCAAGAAAGTGAGCAGCCAATTTCTTCATCTCCTTCCATTAGAGAAAATTCTTTGACTGTGGCTTCTGGTATACAAGATGAAGCTGCTTTGGAATTTAGATCAGAAACGTCGGAAGCTTTTTTCAGTAGTCTATCCAGCAAGATACAACAGGGACTTGAATATGAAGCAGTAGACTTGGGGGCTTTGGCATATCGGCTTGTGAATTCATCTGTGTATTGGTTAAATAAAAAGCAGGAAACAGAAGCGCTTTCAGAGAGTCAATCGTCCCTTGTAAAGTCTGGTGCTACTGATGATGTGGTTGCTGCTGAGGTGTTAAAACTTCTACTCAGAGATCCCAAGGATATCACTGCAAAGCAGAAAAGCTCCGGCCCATCTGTTAAAGCATCTGATTCAGAATCCGAAGGACTTACTTCTGGAAAAATAGTTCGAGA ATATGAATTGCAGATATTTTTCCGGATGGAGGTATTACAATCAGAGGTTGGTGCAAGTATTGCAGAATCTATGAAACAGAAGTTTGTAAAACAGATTTGCTcgtttttggagaaaattcgATGTCATCTGGAGGGCTTCTTTGGTGACTGGAGTGTAgatgattatgttgaaaagatcataAAAAGCAG GTACTGTAAGACACTTGAAGATGTGGTTCACAAAATCTATACAAAAATGGATTTGTTGCTGTTTGCTGATGAGGAAGAACTCCCTAATAGTTTACTCAACAGTGAGGATAGCAATCGTTCCTGTAAAGAAAAACCAAAGAGAGACGAAGTGGATGAAAGTTGTAGAATCTGGGACTCATTATCAGCAGAAGGTGAGTCTCTTCATCTGCTGAAAACTGATATTGGAAGACCAAGCGCTGAAGAGATCAAACAAGAGGATGACCATGCTCGCAAGCTTCTTGAAGCtcaagagaggagagagagggctcGGAGATTTGCTTCATCCACAAGAGGGATGCCCGATTTGCAGAGAGTTTGGGCCCCAAAACAGCTGAAACCATTGAAACCAAAGTCAAATCCGCTTCGAAAGCTGTTTAAAAGGAAGGATCATAGAGGTTCATGTGATGACAGAGTATGTGAAACCCCAATGACAGGAATCAAACGTTCATGCTCGCAATGCAGCTGGGATGACGATGAAGATTACCGAGAATACAGTAGACAGCCGTGCGGCTCTGTTACGAAAGCATTGTTCCCGGATGATGACCAGTGA
- the LOC137719418 gene encoding acidic endochitinase SE2-like, giving the protein MASKTQTLALTLSLLILISSCKSSQAAGIAIYWGQNGNEGTLADACNSGNYQFVNIAFLTTFGNNQTPVLNLAGHCDPASGTCTGLSADIKTCQSKNIKVLLSIGGASGSYSLTSADDARQVADYIWNNFLGGQSASRPLGDAVLDGVDFDIEAGGGQFYDELARSLNGHNGQAKTVYLAAAPQCPIPDAHLDSAIQTGLFDYVWVQFYNNGQCQYADGNADALLNSWNQWASVPATQVFMGLPASTDAAGSGFIPADALKSQVLPTIKKSAKYGGVMLWNRWYDINSGYSASIKDSI; this is encoded by the coding sequence ATGGCATCCAAAACACAAACCCTAGCCCTAACTCTGTCCCTCTTGATCCTCATTTCTTCATGCAAGTCCTCCCAAGCCGCCGGAATTGCCATCTATTGGGGCCAAAACGGTAACGAAGGAACCTTAGCAGATGCTTGCAACTCAGGCAACTACCAGTTTGTTAACATAGCTTTCCTCACTACTTTCGGAAACAACCAAACCCCTGTCCTAAACCTCGCCGGCCACTGCGACCCCGCTAGTGGTACTTGCACGGGGCTGAGTGCCGACATCAAAACCTGCCAatcaaaaaacataaaagtcCTCCTCTCGATTGGAGGGGCCTCCGGAAGTTACTCTCTCACTTCAGCTGATGATGCAAGGCAAGTTGCTGATTACATCTGGAACAACTTCTTAGGTGGTCAGTCAGCTTCGCGCCCGCTTGGGGACGCGGTTTTGGACGGCGTTGATTTCGACATTGAGGCGGGTGGTGGGCAGTTCTATGATGAGCTCGCCAGGTCACTCAACGGACACAACGGACAGGCAAAAACGGTCTATTTAGCCGCAGCTCCACAATGTCCGATCCCGGATGCTCACCTAGACAGCGCTATCCAAACCGGTTTATTTGACTACGTTTGGGTTCAGTTCTACAACAACGGCCAATGCCAGTATGCAGACGGTAAtgccgacgctcttttgaacaGTTGGAACCAATGGGCCTCGGTTCCAGCCACCCAGGTGTTCATGGGGTTACCGGCGTCTACTGATGCCGCGGGCAGCGGATTTATTCCTGCTGATGCTCTCAAGTCACAAGTCCTTCCAACAATTAAGAAATCGGCCAAGTATGGAGGAGTTATGCTTTGGAACAGGTGGTATGACATTAACAGCGGTTATAGTGCATCCATTAAGGACAGCATCTAA